The DNA segment ttaattttttattctGTTGGTCCCTCATCCCTACTTTGATTGTCTGGACAAGTACTGTGTTCTCTACTGTAATGCCAATGTCCTTTAACATTACTGCTACTACTTTCTGTGTCGGTTCACTTTGATCACAGATTGACTGATGATGCCTGTGATTATACAAGTCACATGTTGCTTATCTCTGCAGAATCTATCCCAGTGTCTTCAACAAAGGCAAATGTAGCATTTTTCTAATTTCCTCACTTTCTCTTTGCAAGGAGCCAATAAGTTTCCTGGAAAATCTTCTGGTTTATGGCTAGCACTATCCCAACAAATCCAGGTGAGAGGGATGGATGCTGGCTTGGAGAATGAATTGTTGTTGGGATGTCCTTCTGAGCTGTATCTGGTATGGTAAGTACATGTGTCTTTCTCTAATTTGTACCTTAATTTACAGGAACGTGATTAACTAATTACAATCTACTACTTCCAAAGTGGTTTTGAAGCATCTCTTTTGGAGCATCCTAATTACTGTTCCCAGTAAATCCAACTACAGCTCtagctgctgctccagtcaAATACAATTTCATGTAGGTAATATTTGTTATTGCAAAGTGTTGTTGTAATGGATAGAAGACTGGAAATTTTGCCACTAGCTTATTTCTCCAGTGTATTTCTTTATCAATAGCTTGGGTAGTTTACCAGTTGGCTGATTGGAGGAACTGTCTGAGTTTGAACTTGCACCACTCTCCCATTGTTGGGAGAGTGATTCAATGGCAGTCATGGTATAGGTTCTCCAGTTTTTTGTTTTAGCTGCAGAGCTcatcctcccttccttctcATCCTTGCCATGTGCTTCAATATTTTTATCTTCACCCATAGGCATCTTATTCGATTCCAACTTCAATGTTCTACAGATCTAGTGTGTCTCAGTTTAACCACCAAAAATTGGTATTTTGACTAGCAGGAGCATCTTAATCAgaacaattttacttttaaattgAATATTTAATTTCTGGAACTGTGCTGTAACTTgcagggaaaaagaagaaaaatggcaaACATGCTCTTAAGTTAGTTCCATTACTTCTGCCCTCTACTTCAAAATAAATTCATCTATGTAAAACAAttatttttcagaataaaatctTTGAGACTGAATTATTACCATCAATTATATCATGTTTCTATttaacttttttatttatttacaatgcTTACACTTTAATAATCCCTCAATCATTTGAGCATTTATAGTTCATTCCTTTGCAAACTCTGCTTGGCCATTTCCAGAGGTGTATGTGGCTCAGTCCTTCCAGATCAGGACAGTTACAACTTCATCTTGTGCCCACATCCTCTCTCAAGTCCCGAGACCAATGACCTTCTGCCGCATATGACCGATATTTatttcagcaaaaacaaaatgcaTGGTGCCACTCTTGCCCTTTCATAGAATGCAATCTGGTGGTATGCTGGGGAGGATCTGCTTTTAATTATCTTCTCAGGTTTAATATAATCTTTGCTCAGTTTATGGTGGGTGGCTCCACCATTCTCATAGTTGGTAAGCATCAGGCTCGTCAATTAAGTTTCTTTGGGGGTTCTTGCAGGTTTGTGGGTCTGCAATTTTTTCTTTGTAATGGTCAGGCAGACTACTTTTAGACTGACTATATTGAGACAGAGCCTGATGCCAAACCTGCTTCAATGCTCGGCTTGTTTTGTCATTAACTTCTTGCAATAAACTTCTTGATTTCATCCAAAATGGTCTGGCTGAAATGTTTTCCAAAGGAtcttagttgttgttgtttttttacataaaCCATCATCAGAATCTTTTTGTTGGTCCTTTGTTTTATCTAATGTGAAGCATTGCTGTTGTACTCTCTCTGGAAACTTCTGGACACTCCGTCAGTCTACATATTATCAGTCACAATCATAAATACCAGATTTCCTCAGGATTTAAACCCCAACCTTGAAAACACTCCCTGCTTGACTGCCTAAGAGTCATGCTCAATTCCCTGCCAAACTTGCTTTTTGGATTGACTTCCTGGAAATGACCCTTCCAGTCTTTGACTGGCCTGTGCACTATGGAAAATGACCTTGATTTCTGCCCAATTTTGGCTTTGCCTGTTTTTTGACTGCTCGATAAGGCTCTTGGATTTATCGACTCCATGGGTTATTACCATTTGGATTACTTACCCGAGGGATTTATTCCGTTGATTTTTCCCTGTCAGGGTTTACCTTCTGTTTGAGTCTCGATCACTTTGCAAACCTTTAAGTTTTCTGCTCTGGATTAAAATAATTTTGTGTTAATTTGTAGTAAGGTTGAAATTCTGAGGTTTCTCTTGATCTTAATCATTTTCAGAATAACAGATGGCATTTTTATATTATGGTTGTTTTGGTGAGTGTCAAAAATTGGGTGTGACGGGATGTAAAACTAATCCCTGTTTTAGATTGAAGACACAAGGCAACATGACATTAATCAAGTTTTACTTTGAACAAAGGCACAGATCTATTGACATGGCTGATGCTAATGACTAGCAGTTTATAAATGTAATGGGATGGTTAAGGTCACCTATTGTGTGTTAGAACATGGATAAATCAGTTTTATCTACATCTAATCATCAAAAAAAAACTAGTGAAAAGGTGAATGAAACAGCTGTCTAAATGTAAcattcagcctttttttttcttaacgtTGGTTTGATTAAATCTTATGTTCGGTAATTAAAATGAATATGGATGTTTGACAGCTTTCTGTCCCACATCACATGAattttggggttagggttcaaaCTTTGTAATTGAACCTGTAATCTTCCTTTTGTGTAAACACACCAACAGAATGTTGCTGATGGCACTGGAATGTTGCATGCAGCAGTCCACTTGTGGAATTCAGCCATAAGCTGAACACTAGATCCCGTTCAGTTCCACCAGTCAGACTGAGCTAGCAGTGGCCGGGTTGTCATTCCACAGGTGGAAATGGGTATTTACCAATACATGTGAATGGAACTGCAGGTAAAGCAAATGCCTGACAGGTTAAGGTTTTTCAGTTTGGTTTATACCTGATTCTAAAAAGATCAATTTAAAGCTGTGAACCTTCTGGgttttttgtggggtttttttttattatttaatctTTACTAATCCTTTTGACTTTATTGTGTAATTATAGAGTTTTTTCAAATTACATTTCaatattaccccccccccccctttttttttttttaaatgttccattATATATATGGCCATTATATTGCAGACCTGTACGTTTTTGAATGTGTATTATGTCAAAACTGACTTCCATTTCAGGTCAGAGATCAAAGGTTGGACATAAAGGTCAGGTGTGGTCTTCAACTGGTTCTGATTCTGGATTTTCTGGGTCTGAATGATAAAAGGGTTTATAAGTGGCATGCATTACAATCTGAAAATGTGTTTCACCATTTAAAGGGTTCCTTTAGAATTAGACATGAGGTGAGTGAAATTTGGATTTTACCTGCAGGCCTCAGTGACTGGAGTTGGAGCTGCAGAGAGACCAGTGTTTATTTCAATTGGCTTTTTTACAATTCCACTACTCATTTGTCCCGTACCACACTTAAACTGGAATGTTTACCTCTGGCTTTCTCTTCTGGATTCAGCAAACTTGTGTCTCGACAGGAAGGCAGCCACTGCTTCAGCTACCTGCTCAAACATGGCTgattttcatcatcagtgaGGTTTTTCTTAGATGTCTAAACACTGGCACCAAATGTAAAATATCTGGTTCCTTAAAATGTCATTCAGATATTACTGGTAACAGAGGATGAAGCATGTCCTTAAATTAAGCTTATTTGTGTTGCAATTTTTAGCAATTCATCATACGTTGGCAGATGAATCAGACTTTCAGAGACCCCTTGGGATCAATAGGGCTGAGATATCTTTCCATAAGCCTTGGCTGTGCCATGTTCACTATTGGCTCATTAGCTTGCTGATTTCAGTTCTGTATTTCACATAAGTCAGATCACTTAAATTGGTATTTGTCTGTTTTCAATGAATTAAAGTACAGTACATACACTCTAATGTAATAACCTGCTTTCTTACTTTATCTGGTTTGTCTTCTTGCACTGCATGACCACAGGGAGGCAGCACCTGCATCATGAATTTACCTGAAAGTGGACAGACAAGTATGCATTTCCTTATTATCAATGCTGTTCTTGCCCTTCTAAATATGATGTGTTTTCACACCTTAATGTATGTCTAATGTGTGATCATTGTTTTATCAGATTTTTATCTGATTATAGCACCATCCCCCATACagcctgttttgcttttttccaaTTACTACTCTGATTTTGTTTTAATCATAAATGCATTAGGGATTTCCTTCCAAGTCCTTTAAGCTTACGTTTTCCTGTAAGCTGCCATTTGTTAGCTACAGCTCctttatttttgactttgttcaATGAATTTCAAGACTctttcatccctttttttttaaatatattcctCTTTGTCCCTACAGCGTTTCTTATGCTACCCTTCAGGGTTTCCCATTGTTTTAAATTACTGGTGTTTATTGCtgtagggaaaaaaaacctgttggCATGTATTCTGTGTTTAAGATCAGAATTCGGTTCCATTTTATGGAAACTACAATTATTTGGCACACGGTCACTATATGTATCTGCGCCAGGATAAATTCTTCACATTCTTATAGCATTCTTTTATGATCTCTCTGACTTCAACTCCAGGACTTTGTTATCAATTATATAATTTGTAAGCAGTTTGCCAATCTTTAACTTCTCTGAATTCTATTTCCTAGGGTATTATTGGTTTGTTCCTTTACATTGCTCTAATACCGTTTCCAGTTGGTTATGGAAGTGTTATTTTTGTTACTGCTTTGTACCACTGGTTCATATACCAGAATATCAATTGTGTAGTTTCAGTGGTGACATTCTCTCAATATCTGTACATTCCATACGGAAATGCCCCACTGCTTTTCCTGTTTTATGTCTCCTGAATAAATGGTGTTAAGACTTTGcagtttttctttgtgttttcaatGTGCAGTCTGTCTACAGTTGCTGACCTATGATCAGGGCTCACCTGTGCTACAAGAGGTTCCCTACCAGGTGAGGCTCATTCAATGGCGCATCTATTCACATCATTGAGCTCGAACCAACATTGGCTGGACTTCATGATTATACTAAAAATAAACTCTGGAGTGTTTAGCTTCAGTGTACAAACTGGACCTATGGAGTCCTCTGTGCAGTGTTGGGATTATACACCTACATATTTATTTTAGCTTGTGGGGAAACCATGACTGGAGATGGATGATTACAAAAAATGATTCCTCTAAACACATGCCACACGCTATCTGACAGGAGtgcctttcatttccttttggtGTATTGGAGCACACCAACATGGCTGCACATCATTAAATTGATAATGAATCAGAAATCTTCACTTCTGTTCATTTTACTAAGAATCAAATTTCAGCTTGTTCATGTGCCAAGCCAGCAACTCACCTTGCATCTGGCCAATGGTCAGGTCTCTGTCCAGTCGGTCGATTCCTGGATGCAGATGTGGACAAAATCGAGCTGGTGATGATTCATAGTATAAAATGGACATCAATTTAATACTTACCAGCCAATAGCAGGAGTTTGGGCAGGTTACATGCCAGGAAGAGGTTGGAGGTTCCTCTAAACCAGCCATCCCAGTACTTTTCTGACTTGGATAAGTCTATACGCCACTTATAGACACACTGTCACAAACGAGTCAGTCAAATGGCAGATGCAGGAGAATCAATCCTTTGTTTAGCCAATATGTCAGTGTAATGATTGTAGACAATTTAACATTGGTTCTGTGATCGAGCAAACCTCTGCAGCAGTTTTTTCTGTCTCATTGACATAACTCTGGTCATAGAAGTCTTCGTTGCTCTCAACGACCACGTCGGTCACTGGGCTGGGTTGTTCCAGAGTGTCACCCTGATTCATCTCACATCTAGCAGACAGAAAATGAGGTAAGTACAGTTCGCTACAGTCATGGCTGATGGCAGGTAGTTATTTGCTCCCCTCTTTCATAACTTGGTTACATTCTGGTTTGAACAGCTGAACAGGTTTCTTCAGTCAGTTTAACCCTTACCTTTTAATCTGACCAACCACTGAAACTCGGGCAGATTCCAGGTTCCTGATCTGACCGCTCTTGACGCTGAAAGAAGTGTTTGTTACTTATTAGCTTCAGCTGAGTTTTTCCGTGAATAGAGGATCAATATTTAAAGATGCAAGTTGAGCTAAGTTTTGAAATACAATATCAACATTCGTACAATTCTCGCATATCAAAACAATTGGATTTTGTGGTGCTGTTTAGCTATGATGAATTCACTTTAACAGATGCTCAGTCTAAGGTGACAAATATAAGTTTACATGATTTTGATATTGTAAAACTGAAATTTTATTGTATGATTCCAGGTGTATGCATGAACAGGAACATTGTTTGGAGAGAAGTGACAGGAATGTCAAGCTAATTGCTAATTAAAGTGAACTTGGTGGTTGAATCTCACCTCCACTCGATGGCATGATCCATGGACTTAAAGGACTTGGGTCGTCCCTTCAGGAAGTTCTGTATACTGTGAAGTGCCTCCATTGCACTGCCTACACAAGGAGGAGGAAACTCCAAGTACACATCAACATGAAAATTCTCTATTTGGAAGATGCCTTCTTACCCTCGACGACATCTATGGCCACCAAGCCCACTGTGGTTGGCAGAAGCATGTTGCTCGCTGTATGCACTGCAATTGCTCCACCAACACCATGACCAATCAAGATGATTGGGGGATGAGACTCACCATAGCAAGCTTGAATCACATTGGCTACATCACTAAAATAAGTGAAAAGTTGATTACAATCTTTGCTGCATTGTGGATAATTggaagaaaagacatttttatgTCGCGTGCTGTTACCTCGACATAGTTTGAGTTGAAAAATCATCAGATTGGCGGACCAAAGTGGCACCTAAATAGGGAGGGAAAGATGACCATAGATGGATGCTGGTTTTAATTCAAAAATATGACACAACACCATGGAGCAAAAACCCTGGAacctgatgaagcctcttggatgagaggtgaaatgtcttcatgaTTCAACAaccagaattaccatgacctggatgactgagaatcttcAGACATATTGCAACGCGCTTTGGAACAAAGCCCCTTCGACTGGTGTGAGAGTATGAAAGAACTTCCAGAAAACCTGAGGACTATAGGAACCACTTACGCTTTAACATGAGATGCAGATAACACAGCATAACCCCTAACAGCTTGCGCATAGTCTACCATGAAAGGCAACAACACTGAAAGAATCCTCCAGACagcccagaaccagctgctCAACAACAGATGAGACAAGTTAATTTCACCATTGAGACCATCAAAGTGAAAATCAACAGGTAAGAGCTGTCTATCACATTTAATTAGTAAAAATCCTGGAAGAAGTCATGAAATTCATACACAAAGAGCAGTTAAGTCAACACTTTGAGGGcaaagaaagacaaacacacaagttCCTAACACTTAAGTTCAAGTACAACAATTCCAATCATGCATAGGAATTGACctggagaaggaaagaggaCCACATATCACAACCAAATATACACGAGAAGTGTCAAGGAGAGAGCTATCCCAACCTGTCAAGGAGAGAGCTATCCCAACCTGTCAAGGAGAGAGCTATCCCAACCCAAAAaagatgttttagatttaaATTTTGGAGGACTTCCCAGCAGTGGACCTCATAATGGCCATGGAATCTGCCATCAGGAACAAcaagctgatggagacagaggcAGAACAACTAATGCCAAAAATATCAGCTGTGCTCACCAGAGCGAAAGCCCCACCTTCCAACCTCACCATTCAGGAAAGGAAAGCACTGGCATGGCTCCAAATAGACATCACGATCCTGCCGGCTAACAAAGGAAGATGCACAGTGGTACTGAACAGGGCAGATTGCCAAGATGACCAGCCTCCTCAGCAAAATGGCCACGTAAGAGACACTGGGACATCACATATGCATTTGGTAACCCTAATACACCACCATTTTGGGACATGTAGGCTGaattttattcaataaattaAAGACAAGTCTGTGCTCATTTGTGATATTTGCTGGTTGCTATAGTCAGTGCTTGAATTCCATCCTTTCCCTTAAATTCACAAGTGTAAGATAGTGTCCAATAACATTTCGATGTGAAGTTCTTTGAGATTGACTAGACTGTTTTAGTCCCCGATTTCAGGATGGTGCCCCGAGTGTATTAATTATTACTGATCATGTTCTTGATCATGATATGTTCCCCCACTTATTCACAACATAATAACTAATGCTGCTCCTATTGTGTCACCAACGTGAGCTTCAATAGCTGCTGTCACATTCACTTCCATTAACTTCATTGATGTTCAGTTGAGCACGCGGGTCACTGTTCAGTAAAATTGGAATGGAGCAttaaacaattttgattttgtGGTTTTCTGACAGCTttagggttttttctttttcagttctGGAGAGACTCAGTAGtgcaaaataattatttttccaTCTAAAAAGGCCCAAGTTCCTGAATGGTTTTGCTTTCAAATCAATATTTTTCACAATGACCATCAAACATACAGAAATTTAGATTTTATAACAGTGGTTCTTTTCTGCGCACTTTTGGTCCTTTGAATGCAGTTGTCATCTACAACTGCATTTAGAAACATTTCTGTGAAATATTATGAACCTGGTTCATGTCCGCTCACCATGACCCCTGAGATCCATGGCCAGTACTCTGCAAGTCACCCGACTGGAAATCGCTGTCTGAAACAGAAAATATGAAGATGAGTTGATCACCTTCATTTATtgatttctttcagtttttatACTGACGGTGAAGACAGCCCAGGATAAGGCCGAGTGTCCTCCTCCATGTAGCAGAACCAGCAGTGGAccgtcacttcctgctttgtAAATCCTAAAGATATCCGTGCTGTCAGCAAGCCCTACATTTACATCCTCCATCTGGTCAAAGTACTCCCGCCAGGAAACTGGCGAGTAATCTAGTTTTCCACCAACATCACTGGACAACATGTGggcacacagaaatacacacttTATAATTTCAAGATTAAGCAAAACAACAGAATGCTAGTAGTTTTGCTGTCTGTTCAAGTGTAGAAATCGTGTGATTGGAAAGCGTGTGATTATATGAATCAAATACAATCTGCTAACTCTCTACCATTGAAGATTAGCTGCTTTGCTAGTTAGCCAAGCTACCTGCTCTGAACACTGTAAATGATGAATGAGACATTGTTTTTTGCCTTCATACCTTGCTTGCCTGATATTACTATACTTAATTCTCTTCCTGTTACAATACActcctttttaatgatttttgaTATGATCTTTAATAAAAGCAAGTTTTTAGTAGTTTTTGTGGATTGTTACAAAACATTTCAGTTCCATACAAGAGGTagatttttaaacattttaactTATGTCTCAGGTAAAGCTAAAGAAGTGACTTACTGCTCTGTATCAAAGCTCTCCTCCCACATGCTGCTTCTCAGCAGAAGAATTTCCAAATCAGCTGATGACCTTCAATTATTACCTGTCCTATaaatattgttttgttttttctaacaGGATATAGACAGCAGGGATTGCTGCTCGTCAGGCCAACTGCTTTGTCTTATGTTCATTAACCAAATCCTATGCTTCTGACTGCTGCTGCATGTAGAAAAGAGACTGATGGACAATAAAGAGTCAGCTGCTCATGTCAGGTCACATCACAGCACCACACTCCTATTGGCTAATAGCACAACAAATGAGGTCAAAAATCTTTCAAAGGTTTTCAAATCATTTTTCTGCTTAAGAAGAttccagaaacacattttttttattccattaaGATTACTAGTAATTACTTTTTTTAACCCAGAAATTAAGATGatttctcattaaaaaaataactctGTATGAACTCTGCAGTTGGTAAATTGTGTTCAGGTAAAACACAAATGGTGTAGAACCAGAAATACTTCTTTGGAGGGAAAATCTTGCATTTCTGTTTGAAGGTTAAACTTTTGCTTGTGCAATAATTAAACATAAATATGTGCAAACATGTCGTTTTGACTCTGAGAAGTGTTAAGTGCTAAATTCAATCTTCATTGTACAAAGAATAACAATGGTTAGGAAAATATAGTGTCAATGAGtgacaacaacaaaataaagctAGAAGGAAGAAATGTGCTCCAATAGCATCTAATCAAATCTGAATTCAGTTCAAAGTTTGTCAAGactacaaaaaaacaaacaaccccccccccccaccaccaccaccctctctACTGTATTATTGTACTTTAGGTATGTGCATATACAAGAGTAAAATTATTCCATTTAACCACTATCACAGGTTTTAAAATTTAGATTTCCCAACATTTACACtatctcagacacacacacacacacacacacacacacggagtacCCCTCAGGTGGCAGTGACAGTTGACTACTGTATCTATGCAACCAACAGTGCACAGATAAGACGGTGTGTCCTTTAAACAAATCTGCCTCATATCTGGCTCAGCTGCATTGTCAAGCTAATCAATCAAACACGCTCACTGTCTTACTACTACAGACTATTGAAAGAAATGTGACACCTGATTGACAGCTATAAATAAAAATCACCCTTTCATACATCCAAAGGGGTTAAGGATAGCACATACCAGGGTCTCAGCACAGAGTAATAGAGACTGAAACCTTGAATACTGTTATTTGTAGTCATAAAAATGCCTTTCACCTCTCCACCCAGTGGTTTAGCAGAACATCCAACCACTTCAGGTTCTGCTCAGTTATAGTTCGCTCGTCCCCCTAGTTAATTTATTCATGACTGCATCTAGTCTTAGAGCTCACAAAAGAAGCAAAGCAGATGCTGGAGCTTTACTTCTCAGAAGGCACTgggacagacaaacagatggaCACAATGTCAGGAAAGATGTGAGTTAAGAAGAGGGCAGAAGGTGAGTGCAGAGCCGGTATGTTGAGATGAGCAATAAGTGTATGGAGTTAAAATTACTGTAGCTCTTTGAGGTCATCAGGCAGATGCTTTTAATAATTTACTAGTCCTACTATATATTTTAgcttctgtttagttttgattATCGGGTCTTTGATTCAGatattttggtcatttttatgAAGGTGTACAGCAGGCAGAACCAAGTCTCAAGATGATTGATGTGTTTGAGAGGAAATGGCTGCATCATCAGATATTTTTAAACATCTAAATGGTTTAATATTTGTTCCTTAATGGCAGTTAATGCTTTTCTGTGAtatttaaaataacttttatCCTCGCTGACTTTTGTACACTGTTCATCAATTATTGATCATTTGTTTATCCATTTGTCCACACAGATGCTCAACACCAATAGCTGAAATGTTACATTTAGAAGCTTGATGCTGTTGCCAAGGGAACCTGCAAGATGTCACAAATGACATCAAATCCAGCTACCTTATCCCACAAGAGGGTCCTTCTGACTCTGTAAACAAAACACAACCTGTCTTACCAAGGTGGGCAAAGCCAAACAACAACCTCACAGTGATTTCACcattgacacccccccccccccccccccccccccccccccccccccaccccccttcagGCCACTGACACATCAG comes from the Takifugu rubripes chromosome 7, fTakRub1.2, whole genome shotgun sequence genome and includes:
- the LOC115250484 gene encoding protein phosphatase methylesterase 1-like isoform X1, which codes for MWEESFDTEHDVGGKLDYSPVSWREYFDQMEDVNVGLADSTDIFRIYKAGSDGPLLVLLHGGGHSALSWAVFTTAISSRVTCRVLAMDLRGHGATLVRQSDDFSTQTMSSDVANVIQACYGESHPPIILIGHGVGGAIAVHTASNMLLPTTVGLVAIDVVEGSAMEALHSIQNFLKGRPKSFKSMDHAIEWSVKSGQIRNLESARVSVVGQIKRCEMNQGDTLEQPSPVTDVVVESNEDFYDQSYVNETEKTAAECVYKWRIDLSKSEKYWDGWFRGTSNLFLACNLPKLLLLAGIDRLDRDLTIGQMQGKFMMQVLPPCGHAVQEDKPDKVAEAVAAFLSRHKFAESRRESQSSNSSH
- the LOC115250484 gene encoding protein phosphatase methylesterase 1-like isoform X2 → MWEESFDTEHDVGGKLDYSPVSWREYFDQMEDVNVGLADSTDIFRIYKAGSDGPLLVLLHGGGHSALSWAVFTTAISSRVTCRVLAMDLRGHGATLVRQSDDFSTQTMSSDVANVIQACYGSAMEALHSIQNFLKGRPKSFKSMDHAIEWSVKSGQIRNLESARVSVVGQIKRCEMNQGDTLEQPSPVTDVVVESNEDFYDQSYVNETEKTAAECVYKWRIDLSKSEKYWDGWFRGTSNLFLACNLPKLLLLAGIDRLDRDLTIGQMQGKFMMQVLPPCGHAVQEDKPDKVAEAVAAFLSRHKFAESRRESQSSNSSH